From a region of the Alnus glutinosa chromosome 1, dhAlnGlut1.1, whole genome shotgun sequence genome:
- the LOC133880422 gene encoding translocase of chloroplast 159, chloroplastic: protein MESKVYVPSYASQPTPLVVQAYPYKRALSSSSSAPTGSLPIRAPPTLDSDSDSESVGHKTFSTSSSSSSGGGGYNGYESDERFLTGEEFESASERPLVAEPDEETLEVSENFEPLRPFVAYPDRRSLESSIEDEEESGEYGPVVEPVLVDSPNLNRIMPKAQLSMDDDDEEEEEEIVGEVDEDSGFLGTVRVPGFEVLEKIDGSPRITALGVDKNELVDWRDSITVKQSEPPLEVKVVEVDKVVEAQNGVLGVGMEKALIVERPGEDTASAEVSQDMGLGAAEVANVESLIANGEYVMEKNGKLDEDAKHSGEEKGVDKEEIELNAADGGQREIVGLNEDGGVTMKSSNQRETVADAEEANEVMEETSITINESDVLSSDTEDCIHSNLCKGNRVVTQLEKQSVRNGFAATMEPNLLESSPEVEESFKYVAKEPMFSQNSGSSRLDVSGSFDLDNGSHSEKIESKLQPGIDLGVGFHDATASTQVESLSDGPEGNELTHSNSSESVILSSNVAYELKQVKKDEANIDPDTIKGVLEGNRGSLPDEDAQGLILGSSETAKTLMHEFEQRLISSDKEVQGLQDRSRVGEQIVIDSDEEVDEDRDGERKQLFNSVPLEASLKAVTGANSEEHSTCLDSLFHSPRPAPRLNCPSPIAGGEFEDNLSEEEKKKIEKIQLLRVKFLRLVQRLHISTEDFRVSKVLYRFVLDATRYSSQTFSLESTAKRLAMQLEAEGKDDLDFSLNVLVLGKTGVGKSATINSIFGEEKAMVGAFEPTTTTVKEIVGTIHGIKIRFLDTPGFRSSAMEQSINWKILASIKKFLRKFPPDIVLYVDRFDTTQNRELIDFPLLKSITSSLGSSIWLNAVVTLTHAASDLPDGQSRSPLGYDKFVCEQSNVIQKSINEAVGDQQLMNRSCMCPVYLVENHPLCQKNSSGERVLPNGLIWRPHLLLMFYSIKFLSEATAILLPQNTVDYQKLFRFGLFPPPTYFLASLLQPHAHPKLSGDQGGDDVDSDTELLNLSVSEEEDEDEYDQLPPFMPLRKSHIAELSKEQRKAYFEEYDYRVKLLQKKQLKQLKRLREIKKKGKNGGNNYVSMEEDEDQEDGNPVDVPAPLPDTVLPPSFDADHPTFRYRLLEPASDQLLVRPIPSTEGWDHDLGYDAIMLETKLVIAGKFPAGFGFQIMKDKKEFSMYLDSSVAAKHGENESTMARFSIQTIGEQLAYILRGETKVKYFNINKTTAGVAVTFLDGNVATGLKFENQIAVGKRLVLVGSTGVVGSQDETALGANLEVRLKDEDFPLGQDQSTFGISLVKARGDMSLLANLHSQFSIGQSSKMAIRVGMNDKRSGQITVRTTSSEQLHIALFGILPIAVSIFRSICPGFSVKN from the coding sequence ATGGAGTCAAAGGTTTATGTCCCTTCTTACGCCTCGCAACCGACCCCATTAGTAGTCCAGGCCTACCCATATAAGCGCGCGCTTTCCAGTTCATCCTCAGCGCCAACAGGTTCTCTTCCTATCCGAGCTCCTCCTACCCTTGATTCTGATTCTGATTCTGAATCCGTTGGTCACAAAACGTTTAGTAccagtagtagtagtagtagtggtggtggtggttacAATGGGTATGAGTCTGACGAACGCTTTCTGACTGGGGAGGAGTTTGAGTCGGCGTCGGAGAGGCCATTGGTTGCAGAGCCGGATGAGGAAACCTTGGAAgtgagtgaaaattttgaacctTTGAGGCCTTTTGTGGCATACCCAGATAGGAGAAGCTTAGAAAGTTCTATAGAAGACGAGGAAGAGAGCGGTGAATATGGCCCTGTTGTTGAGCCTGTTTTGGTGGATAGTCCCAACTTGAACCGGATTATGCCCAAAGCTCAGTTATCtatggatgatgatgatgaggaggaggaggaggaaatcGTGGGTGAAGTTGATGAAGATAGTGGGTTTTTGGGCACAGTGAGAGTTCCGGGTTTTGAGGTATTAGAGAAGATTGATGGTTCTCCTAGAATTACGGCACTGGGCGTTGACAAGAATGAGTTGGTGGACTGGAGGGATTCTATAACTGTCAAACAATCTGAGCCTCCGTTGGAGGTCAAAGTTGTGGAGGTTGATAAAGTTGTTGAAGCACAAAATGGGGTTTTGGGTGTTGGAATGGAGAAGGCATTGATTGTGGAGAGGCCTGGTGAGGATACTGCATCGGCTGAAGTGAGTCAAGACATGGGTCTTGGTGCTGCAGAGGTGGCTAATGTCGAGTCTTTGATTGCAAATGGGGAGTATGTTATGGAGAAAAATGGGAAGTTGGATGAGGATGCTAAGCATTCTGGTGAAGAAAAAGGAGTAGACAAGGAGGAGATTGAATTGAATGCTGCGGATGGAGGGCAGCGAGAGATTGTTGGACTGAACGAGGATGGTGGGGTAACCATGAAATCCTCAAACCAGAGGGAAACAGTGGCAGATGCTGAAGAGGCCAATGAAGTGATGGAAGAAACTTCTATTACAATCAATGAAAGTGATGTACTAAGCTCAGATACTGAAGATTGTATTCATTCCAATTTGTGTAAAGGAAATAGAGTTGTCACTCAGCTAGAGAAGCAGAGTGTAAGAAATGGTTTTGCTGCGACCATGGAACCTAACCTCCTGGAATCGAGTCCTGAAGTGGAGGAAAGTTTCAAATATGTGGCAAAAGAACCTATGTTTAGCCAAAACAGTGGAAGCAGCAGACTTGATGTTAGTGGAAGTTTTGATCTTGACAACGGGAGTCATAGTGAGAAAATAGAAAGCAAATTGCAGCCCGGAATTGACTTGGGAGTTGGATTCCATGATGCCACAGCTTCCACCCAAGTTGAATCCCTTAGCGATGGGCCTGAGGGAAATGAACTTACTCATTCTAATTCTTCTGAATCTGTGATACTGAGCTCCAATGTGGCATATGAACTGAAACAAGTGAAAAAAGATGAAGCAAATATTGATCCAGACACAATAAAAGGAGTATTAGAAGGGAATAGAGGTTCACTGCCTGATGAAGATGCTCAAGGTTTGATTTTGGGAAGCTCTGAAACAGCCAAAACATTGATGCACGAATTTGAGCAGAGACTAATTTCCTCTGATAAGGAAGTGCAGGGTCTTCAGGATCGTTCAAGAGTTGGTGAACAGATTGTCATTGACTCAGATGAGGAAGTGGATGAAGATAGggatggtgaaagaaagcaatTATTTAATTCTGTTCCATTGGAGGCGTCCCTGAAAGCAGTAACTGGTGCTAACTCAGAGGAGCATTCCACTTGCTTAGATTCCTTATTCCATTCTCCGAGACCTGCTCCTAGACTAAATTGCCCCAGCCCAATAGCTGGGGGTGAATTTGAGGACAACCtaagtgaagaagaaaagaagaaaattgagaAGATACAACTCCTAAGAGTGAAATTCTTGAGGCTTGTACAGAGGCTACACATTTCGACTGAAGATTTCAGAGTTTCAAAAGTTTTATATAGGTTTGTCCTGGATGCAACGAGGTACTCTAGTCAGACATTTAGCCTTGAGTCAACCGCAAAGAGGCTGGCTATGCAACTTGAAGCAGAGGGTAAAGATGATTTAGACTTCTCATTAAATGTTCTGGTGCTTGGCAAAACTGGTGTGGGAAAGAGTGCAACTATTAATTCCATTTTTGGTGAGGAAAAAGCGATGGTTGGTGCATTCGAACCTACCACAACAACTGTGAAAGAGATTGTTGGAACAATTCATGGTATCAAGATAAGATTCCTTGACACACCAGGTTTTAGGTCTTCTGCGATGGAACAATCTATCAATTGGAAAATATTAGCATCGATCAAGAAGTTTTTGAGGAAGTTCCCTCCAGACATTGTCCTCTACGTAGATCGTTTTGATACCACTCAGAATAGAGAGCTTATTGATTTTCCATTGTTAAAGTCAATTACTAGTTCTCTTGGTTCATCGATATGGTTAAATGCTGTTGTAACTCTGACTCATGCTGCTTCTGATCTCCCAGATGGACAATCTAGGTCACCCCTTGGCTACGACAAATTTGTTTGTGAACAATCCAATGTTATTCAGAAGTCCATCAATGAGGCAGTTGGTGATCAGCAATTGATGAATCGAAGTTGCATGTGTCCAGTGTACCTAGTTGAGAACCATCCATTGTGTCAAAAGAACAGTTCCGGGGAAAGAGTGCTTCCCAATGGACTTATTTGGAGACCCCATTTATTACTTATGTTTTACTCAATCAAGTTCTTATCTGAAGCAACTGCTATATTACTACCTCAAAACACAGTTGATTACCAAAAGCTTTTTCGATTTGGGCTCTTCCCACCTCCAACTTATTTCTTGGCTTCTCTCCTGCAGCCGCATGCGCATCCAAAACTCTCTGGTGATCAGGGAGGTGATGATGTAGACTCAGATACTGAGTTGTTGAATTTATCGGTttctgaggaagaagatgaggacGAGTATGACCAGCTTCCACCATTCATGCCTCTGAGGAAATCTCACATCGCTGAGCTCAGCAAGGAGCAAAGAAAAGCATATTTTGAGGAGTATGATTATCGGGTGAAGCTCCTTCAAAAGAAGCAGTTAAAACAGCTGAAAAGGTTGAGGGAGATAAAGAAGAAAGGCAAAAATGGTGGCAACAATTATGTTTCCATGGAGGAAGACGAGGACCAGGAGGATGGAAATCCAGTGGATGTGCCAGCTCCCTTACCTGACACGGTTCTCCCGCCTTCCTTTGATGCAGATCATCCTACATTCAGGTATCGTCTTTTGGAGCCTGCATCTGATCAGCTTCTTGTGAGACCAATTCCAAGCACCGAGGGATGGGACCATGATCTTGGGTATGATGCTATTATGCTTGAAACAAAACTTGTGATTGCCGGTAAATTTCCTGCTGGTTTTGGGTTTCAGATCATGAAGGATAAAAAAGAGTTCAGCATGTACTTGGATTCCTCAGTTGCAGCAAAGCATGGGGAAAATGAATCAACTATGGCGAGGTTCAGCATTCAGACCATTGGAGAGCAGCTTGCCTACATCCTAAGAGGAGAAACCAAGgtaaaatatttcaatattaacAAAACAACTGCTGGGGTGGCTGTCACTTTTTTAGATGGGAATGTGGCCACTGGACTCAAATTCGAGAATCAGATTGCTGTTGGAAAGCGGTTGGTTTTGGTGGGAAGTACTGGAGTTGTCGGATCTCAAGATGAAACAGCATTGGGTGCAAACTTGGAAGTACGCCTCAAGGATGAGGATTTCCCTTTAGGGCAGGACCAGTCCACGTTCGGTATTTCTCTGGTTAAAGCAAGAGGTGACATGTCTCTCTTGGCCAATCTACATTCTCAGTTCTCCATCGGACAGAGTTCTAAAATGGCTATCCGTGTTGGAATGAACGACAAGCGAAGTGGGCAGATTACTGTCAGGACAACCAGCTCGGAGCAGCTCCACATTGCACTCTTTGGCATCCTTCCAATTGCAGTCTCCATCTTTAGAAGCATCTGTCCCGGTTTTAGTGTGAAAAACTAA